A region from the Phycisphaerales bacterium genome encodes:
- a CDS encoding ParB/RepB/Spo0J family partition protein, which produces MNAAEVGEKIRSEGYQSIAVERVVPSEYQPRRVMDSAAVEGLAASIRRSGLMQPIIVRPIAGGKLELVAGERRWRAAKLAGLTHIPAMVRELTDEDSAEWGLVENVQREDLNPMDRAHALRRLADEFGLTQAQMAERLGIDRSTIANLVRLTELEDEVAMMVSDGRLSGGHARALLMAPAGVRRVALAKQAASNGWSVRRVEEESRRAGEGASEAARVAGANPDPVTYSPREAVVRDIEKRLSQHLGTRVSIRTDRRGTKGQVIVSFFSLDQFDGVLSKLGFSRENY; this is translated from the coding sequence ATGAACGCTGCGGAAGTTGGTGAGAAGATTCGGAGTGAGGGGTATCAGAGTATTGCGGTGGAACGGGTGGTGCCGAGCGAGTATCAGCCTCGGCGGGTGATGGACTCGGCGGCGGTGGAGGGGTTGGCGGCGTCGATCCGTCGGTCGGGGTTGATGCAACCGATTATCGTGCGGCCGATTGCTGGGGGGAAGTTGGAGTTGGTGGCTGGGGAGCGGCGGTGGCGTGCCGCGAAGTTGGCGGGGCTGACGCATATTCCGGCGATGGTTCGTGAGTTGACGGATGAGGATTCGGCGGAGTGGGGGCTTGTTGAGAATGTACAGCGTGAGGACCTGAATCCGATGGATCGGGCGCACGCGCTTCGGCGGCTAGCGGACGAGTTTGGATTGACCCAGGCCCAGATGGCGGAACGACTTGGGATCGATCGCTCGACGATCGCGAACCTGGTTCGGCTGACGGAGTTGGAGGACGAGGTCGCGATGATGGTCTCGGACGGTCGTCTCTCTGGGGGGCACGCGCGAGCACTGTTGATGGCGCCGGCCGGCGTTCGACGCGTGGCGCTCGCGAAGCAGGCGGCGTCGAACGGCTGGAGCGTGCGTCGTGTGGAGGAGGAGTCGCGACGGGCGGGAGAAGGCGCGAGCGAGGCGGCACGGGTTGCCGGGGCGAATCCGGACCCGGTCACGTATTCCCCTCGTGAGGCGGTTGTGCGTGATATTGAGAAGCGGTTGTCGCAACATCTTGGCACTCGGGTATCGATTCGAACGGATCGTCGAGGCACGAAGGGGCAAGTGATAGTCTCGTTTTTCTCACTCGATCAGTTCGATGGCGTGCTCTCGAAACTTGGATTCTCGCGAGAGAACTATTGA
- a CDS encoding TfoX/Sxy family protein, translating into MPYDETLAQRIRDILADRHDVVEKKMFGGIAFMVSGKMACGPHGKKLIVRIGEESATRHIGKPHVKPMDFTGRVMKAFATIEPEGIRTSPQLKRWVIMAAEFAASSATPKVPQKRDRRERTRKS; encoded by the coding sequence ATGCCCTACGACGAAACGCTCGCACAACGCATCAGAGACATCCTGGCCGACCGACACGATGTGGTCGAAAAGAAAATGTTCGGCGGCATCGCCTTCATGGTCTCAGGAAAAATGGCCTGCGGCCCACACGGGAAAAAACTCATCGTGCGCATCGGTGAAGAATCGGCCACAAGGCACATCGGCAAGCCCCATGTGAAGCCCATGGACTTCACGGGACGTGTGATGAAGGCCTTCGCAACCATTGAACCCGAGGGAATCCGAACCTCGCCACAGTTGAAACGATGGGTCATCATGGCCGCCGAGTTCGCCGCATCCTCCGCCACGCCAAAGGTGCCGCAGAAACGCGATCGGCGCGAACGCACCAGGAAATCGTGA
- a CDS encoding NUDIX domain-containing protein: MRAQQGVFHVAQIELIARGISRHRGKVLLCGHATKNYWYLPGGHVEPHESAAAALAREFLEETGLKVTVGPCVAVAEHIFRQGKKHRHEVNLVFHVKHREKDARSLEPEIVFKWCRIDELETLDLRPAVAVDLVKLHPGEVRHFLWNSDQS; the protein is encoded by the coding sequence ATGCGCGCGCAACAGGGAGTGTTTCACGTGGCACAAATTGAACTCATCGCCAGAGGCATCTCCCGCCACCGCGGCAAAGTCCTGCTCTGTGGCCACGCTACCAAAAACTACTGGTACCTCCCAGGCGGCCACGTCGAACCCCACGAATCGGCCGCCGCCGCACTCGCCCGTGAGTTTCTCGAAGAAACCGGCCTGAAAGTCACCGTTGGCCCCTGTGTCGCTGTCGCAGAGCACATCTTCCGCCAGGGCAAAAAACACCGCCATGAGGTAAATCTTGTGTTTCACGTGAAACATCGGGAAAAGGATGCCCGCTCTCTCGAGCCAGAGATCGTGTTCAAATGGTGCCGCATCGACGAACTGGAGACGCTTGATCTTCGCCCTGCAGTGGCCGTGGATCTGGTGAAACTCCATCCTGGCGAGGTGCGGCATTTCCTCTGGAACTCGGACCAAAGTTGA